Proteins encoded by one window of Conger conger chromosome 1, fConCon1.1, whole genome shotgun sequence:
- the LOC133139293 gene encoding nuclear factor 7, brain-like, translated as MAEFMFDNAGDRPSLLEADLSCPICMDIYKEPVLLSCSHSVCSACIARSREQKGKRICPVCRKDCDNEQPIPNLALKNTCESYQKEKGYWVPVPAEKQCGIHSRELVLYCEHCEVPVCIDCTTQHPGHGIRPLDTAVPWCKEELDIKLKVLDEKYEFFKRLKRTYNATSEYIQSQAQQTEKLIKTEFEKLHGFLSEAEAGRIAMLREEEELKKRGMAERIASLNRDIAALTDLIRSVKREMGADNLCFLQNFQALKRRAQWTAGDPPEVPDSLINVAQHLGDLSFRVWEQMQSRIPHIPVILDPNTASPWLSLSPGMSGVSGSKERLPLPDNGDRFDPCVFVLGSEGFSSGRHSWDVCVGENPKWIVGVCKKSLPRKRKFTMSPKSGVWSVGLSKGVYSALTVPRTQLHLQKLEKIRVKLNCEKGTVSFWDPSNEQHICTFNDAFTEPVFPLLGPGIHAEALTIAPTKVSIHY; from the exons ATGGCCGAGTTCATGTTTGACAACGCAGGAGACAGACCCTCTCTCTTGGAGGCAGACCTAAGCTGTCCGATATGCATGGATATCTACAAAGAGCCAGTTCTCTTGTCCTGTAGCCACAGCGTCTGCAGTGCTTGCATTGCCCGTAGCAGGGAGCAGAAAGGGAAACGGATATGTCCGGTGTGTAGGAAGGATTGTGACAACGAGCAGCCCATTCCTAACCTGGCGCTGAAGAACACATGCGAGTCTTACCAGAAGGAAAAGGGCTATTGGGTCCCGGTCCCAGCCGAGAAGCAGTGTGGGATACACAGCAGAGAGCTGGTGCTGTACTGCGAGCACTGCGAGGTGCCCGTATGCATCGACTGCACAACCCAGCACCCAGGCCACGGAATAAGGCCGCTGGATACGGCCGTACCGTGGTGTAAG GAGGAACTGGACATTAAATTGAAAGTCTTGGACGAGAAATATGAATTTTTTAAAAGACTTAAGCGCACTTATAATGCCACATCGGAGTACATCCAG AGCCAAGCTCAGCAGACAGAGAAACTCATAAAGACGGAGTTTGAGAAACTCCATGGCTTCCTGAGTGAGGCGGAGGCAGGCAGGATTGCCATgttgagagaggaggaggagctgaagaagcGGGGGATGGCGGAAAGGATCGCCAGTCTTAACCGAGACATTGCTGCACTGACTGATCTTATCCGATCTGTAAAAAGGGAGATGGGAGCGGATAACTTATGTTTCCTGCAG AACTTCCAAGCCTTGAAAAGAAG AGCTCAGTGGACTGCTGGGGACCCTCCCGAGGTGCCGGACTCGCTCATCAACGTGGCCCAACACCTCGGAGACCTCTCCTTCAGAGTGTGGGAGCAGATGCAGTCACGCAtaccacaca TCCCAGTGAtactggaccccaacactgcgTCCCCCTGGCTCTCCCTGTCCCCGGGCATGAGCGGCGTGTCTGGCAGTAAGGAGAGGCTGCCTCTGCCAGACAACGGGGACCGCTTCGACCCCTGCGTGTTCGTCCTGGGCTCGGAGGGCTTCTCCTCCGGACGCCACAGCTGGGACGTCTGCGTGGGCGAAAACCCCAAGTGGATTGTGGGCGTGTGCAAGAAGTCGCTGCCCCGGAAACGCAAGTTCACCATGTCCCCCAAGAGCGGCGTGTGGTCGGTGGGGCTGAGCAAAGGGGTGTACAGTGCCCTCACCGTGCCCCGCACGCAGCTGCACCTGCAGAAGCTGGAGAAGATCAGGGTGAAGCTCAACTGTGAAAAGGGCACGGTGTCCTTCTGGGACCCCAGCAACGAGCAGCACATCTGTACCTTCAACGACGCGTTCACCGAGCCCGTGTTTCCGCTCTTGGGCCCGGGCATTCACGCGGAGGCCTTGACCATCGCCCCGACGAAGGTCTCCATTCACTACTGA